The proteins below come from a single Candidatus Acetothermia bacterium genomic window:
- the plsY gene encoding glycerol-3-phosphate 1-O-acyltransferase PlsY encodes MTAVPFLMVAALGYLIGGVPTAYLAGRLRGVDIREHGSGNVGGTNAVRVLGWKLGLPVMVVDVVKGYLAGAWLPRLPLPGTPDPVYLALAAGLAAVLGHVFSPYLRFRGGKGVATGAGVLLALTPIPVAICAALFLLLALGSGMVSVGSLGAAAALPLTVFLLGRYAGAAVPPAIQWLTVGLALFVVFTHRTNIRRLLAGRENRFRRPWEPR; translated from the coding sequence ATGACCGCGGTGCCCTTCCTCATGGTGGCGGCGCTTGGCTACCTCATCGGGGGCGTCCCCACCGCGTACCTCGCCGGCCGCCTGCGCGGGGTGGATATCCGCGAGCATGGCTCCGGCAACGTGGGCGGGACAAACGCGGTGCGCGTCCTGGGATGGAAGCTCGGCCTCCCGGTGATGGTCGTGGACGTGGTCAAGGGGTACCTCGCGGGAGCCTGGCTCCCCCGCCTCCCCCTGCCCGGGACGCCCGACCCGGTGTACCTCGCGCTCGCGGCCGGGCTGGCTGCGGTGCTCGGGCACGTGTTCTCCCCGTACCTCCGGTTCCGCGGGGGCAAGGGGGTCGCGACGGGGGCGGGGGTGCTCCTGGCGCTCACCCCGATCCCGGTGGCCATCTGCGCCGCTCTCTTCCTCCTCCTGGCCTTGGGATCGGGAATGGTGTCCGTGGGCTCCCTCGGGGCCGCGGCCGCGCTCCCGCTCACCGTGTTCCTCCTCGGGCGCTACGCCGGGGCCGCGGTCCCACCGGCGATCCAGTGGCTCACGGTAGGGTTGGCCCTGTTCGTGGTCTTCACCCACCGCACCAACATCCGCCGGCTCCTCGCCGGCCGCGAGAACCGGTTCCGTCGGCCGTGGGAGCCGCGGTGA
- the upp gene encoding uracil phosphoribosyltransferase, which yields MGTFVLVQHPLIQAKLTKLRDRHTDRLQFRLILEELTSLMVYEITRDFPVREVEVTTPLEETRGVELAQPVVLVPILRAGIVMLDGVLSLIPSARVGHIGLYRDPCTLQPVEYFVKLPPNLADALVIVVDPMLATGGSAAHAVKLVKDRGAKDVRFLCLVAAPEGLRAMREAHPDVPIYAAALDRQLDEHGYIRPGLGDAGDRLFGT from the coding sequence ATGGGTACGTTCGTTCTCGTGCAGCACCCGTTGATCCAGGCCAAACTGACCAAGCTGCGGGACCGGCATACGGATCGGCTGCAGTTCAGGCTCATCCTCGAGGAACTTACCTCGCTCATGGTGTACGAGATCACCCGCGACTTCCCGGTGCGGGAGGTGGAGGTGACGACCCCGCTGGAGGAGACGCGCGGGGTGGAGCTGGCCCAGCCGGTGGTGCTGGTGCCCATCCTGCGGGCCGGGATCGTGATGCTGGACGGGGTATTGTCCCTGATCCCGAGCGCCCGCGTCGGGCACATCGGGCTTTACCGCGATCCGTGCACCCTCCAGCCGGTGGAGTACTTCGTGAAGCTGCCCCCGAACCTGGCCGATGCCCTGGTGATCGTGGTGGACCCGATGCTGGCCACCGGGGGGTCGGCGGCGCACGCCGTGAAGTTGGTCAAGGACCGGGGGGCGAAGGACGTGCGGTTCCTGTGCCTGGTGGCCGCGCCGGAGGGGCTGCGGGCGATGCGAGAGGCCCATCCCGACGTCCCCATCTACGCCGCGGCGCTCGATCGTCAGCTTGACGAACACGGGTACATCCGCCCTGGGTTGGGAGACGCTGGGGACCGACTGTTCGGGACCTGA
- a CDS encoding SDR family oxidoreductase, which yields MKRCALVTGGSRGIGAATVAKLAAMGYDVALTYRTQRTEAEKVAAAAQRLGPRAVVLQADLADLERARAVVHEAAEALGELHVLVNNAGYVQRVPWDELSIEDWDRMLRVGLSAAFVCARAAVPYMNEAGFGRIVNVSSLRALTGAAHGVHYAAAKAGLLGLTKSLALALAPLGITVNAVCPGFVATEINREALATRGEEIRAQIPLRRPAEPEEIAAVIAFLCSDEAGYITGETVSVNGGIRMD from the coding sequence GTGAAGCGTTGCGCGCTTGTGACCGGGGGTTCACGGGGCATCGGCGCGGCCACGGTGGCGAAGCTGGCAGCGATGGGGTACGACGTGGCCCTGACCTACCGCACCCAGCGCACCGAGGCCGAGAAAGTGGCGGCGGCGGCGCAGCGGTTGGGGCCGCGGGCGGTGGTCCTGCAGGCGGACCTCGCCGACCTCGAGCGGGCCCGGGCTGTGGTCCACGAGGCGGCGGAGGCCCTGGGCGAGCTCCACGTGCTCGTGAACAACGCGGGCTACGTGCAGCGGGTGCCCTGGGATGAGCTCTCGATCGAGGACTGGGACAGGATGCTGCGCGTGGGGTTAAGCGCCGCGTTCGTGTGCGCCCGGGCGGCCGTGCCGTACATGAACGAGGCCGGGTTCGGGCGCATCGTCAACGTGTCCTCGCTCCGCGCCCTCACCGGGGCTGCCCACGGCGTGCACTACGCCGCGGCCAAGGCAGGGCTCCTCGGCCTCACCAAGTCCCTGGCGCTGGCGTTGGCTCCGCTCGGGATCACGGTGAACGCGGTTTGTCCGGGGTTCGTGGCCACCGAGATCAATCGGGAGGCCCTCGCCACGCGGGGGGAGGAGATCCGGGCCCAGATCCCCCTGCGGCGGCCGGCCGAACCGGAGGAGATCGCGGCGGTGATCGCCTTCCTGTGCTCGGACGAGGCAGGCTACATCACTGGGGAGACGGTATCCGTCAACGGCGGAATCCGCATGGACTGA
- a CDS encoding sugar phosphate isomerase/epimerase, which translates to MDRKRLALSTFLLPGMDLWRWLALASDLGLGGVELRADPGMAHADDLGPVDRRRLREAARDAGLWLTVHMPIYGVNLVSPIRSLAAASLAEAVATVDLAADLGAGLVVVHPGGIPEDYAALDGEYERAWRRFMFALALLVPHAGRRGVRMALENKQQGRDRDLILTPEEHVRALAPFPELGACLDFGHLHTVGGDPRAFVAALGNRLIHVHLHDNHGQGDEHLPLGHGDAPYAEALTALSDHGYTGCAVLEIPDQAGLRESAAVIGA; encoded by the coding sequence ATGGACCGCAAGCGCCTTGCTCTCTCCACCTTCCTTCTCCCCGGGATGGACCTCTGGCGGTGGCTCGCCCTGGCCTCCGACCTCGGCCTGGGCGGGGTGGAGCTGCGCGCCGACCCCGGCATGGCCCACGCCGACGACCTTGGGCCTGTGGACCGACGGCGCCTGCGGGAGGCGGCCCGCGATGCCGGCCTGTGGCTCACCGTCCACATGCCCATCTACGGGGTCAACCTGGTGAGCCCGATCCGATCCCTCGCCGCCGCCTCCCTCGCCGAGGCCGTGGCCACGGTGGATCTGGCAGCCGACCTCGGGGCAGGCCTGGTGGTGGTCCACCCCGGCGGGATCCCCGAGGATTACGCCGCCCTGGATGGGGAGTACGAGCGGGCGTGGCGAAGGTTCATGTTTGCCCTGGCCCTCCTCGTCCCCCACGCCGGTCGCCGCGGGGTGCGGATGGCCCTGGAAAACAAGCAGCAGGGCCGGGATCGGGACCTCATCCTCACCCCGGAGGAGCATGTGCGGGCGCTCGCACCGTTCCCGGAGCTCGGGGCGTGCCTGGATTTCGGGCACCTCCACACCGTGGGCGGGGATCCCCGGGCGTTCGTCGCCGCCCTCGGGAACCGCCTGATCCACGTCCACCTTCACGACAACCACGGCCAGGGGGACGAGCACCTGCCCCTGGGACATGGCGACGCCCCCTACGCGGAGGCCCTGACTGCGCTCTCCGACCATGGGTATACGGGATGCGCCGTCCTGGAGATCCCGGACCAGGCCGGGCTCCGGGAGAGCGCGGCGGTGATCGGGGCATGA
- a CDS encoding MFS transporter: MKAPKWYWAFLVVNAAMGAASPLLPLYAYHLGGTAADVGAMSAAASMVNVIGSLLWGRLADVTARRRLFVLLSFAGLSLAYLALPFLLRVPQLILLNAGVSLVWTASATVSVLILLGNFPRADWEREIGRFNVYSGVGWTLGLAIGAAWTSVLVRLVGEGWGLRSLGLVVAVLAAAAAAMAARELREPSQRVEARSLRHLVVAVGNFLYERFRYGPTHLQDVLRPSQLLRFLQGRTAFGPELVLCYYGALLAFVGFATAFVPFPIFVRQALGWPSELVFALYVAHHGVSVLAFGLARRAVTKWGHRPAAALALLGRTGIFIGFAVVGGTTAKWMLPILFGLAGTTWSFFQLAATALVSRLSPQGLQGQGLGLYNAIAGLGNVLGALAGGYLAEFIGFPATFLCGAVLVFLTMPILLVEGRPVS; the protein is encoded by the coding sequence ATGAAGGCGCCGAAGTGGTACTGGGCGTTCCTCGTGGTCAACGCCGCCATGGGGGCGGCGTCGCCGCTTCTGCCGCTCTATGCGTACCACCTTGGGGGCACCGCCGCCGACGTGGGGGCGATGTCCGCGGCGGCAAGCATGGTGAACGTGATCGGCAGCCTCCTCTGGGGGCGGCTGGCCGACGTCACCGCCCGCCGTCGGCTGTTCGTGCTCCTGAGCTTCGCCGGGTTGTCCTTGGCCTACCTCGCCCTGCCGTTCCTCCTGCGGGTGCCCCAGCTCATCCTCCTCAACGCTGGGGTCTCCCTGGTGTGGACAGCCAGCGCCACCGTGTCCGTCCTCATCCTCCTTGGGAACTTCCCCCGGGCGGACTGGGAGCGGGAGATCGGACGGTTCAACGTGTACTCCGGGGTGGGGTGGACGTTGGGATTGGCCATCGGCGCGGCGTGGACGTCGGTGTTGGTGCGGCTGGTGGGGGAGGGGTGGGGGCTCCGCTCGCTGGGGCTGGTGGTGGCCGTGCTCGCCGCTGCGGCGGCGGCGATGGCCGCCCGGGAGCTCCGGGAGCCGTCGCAGCGGGTGGAGGCCCGTTCGCTCCGGCACTTGGTGGTGGCGGTGGGGAATTTCCTGTACGAGCGGTTCCGCTATGGGCCCACCCATCTCCAGGACGTCCTCCGGCCAAGCCAGCTCCTGCGGTTCCTACAAGGCCGGACCGCGTTCGGGCCGGAGCTCGTGTTGTGCTACTACGGGGCCTTGCTCGCGTTCGTGGGGTTCGCCACGGCGTTCGTCCCGTTCCCCATCTTCGTACGACAGGCTCTCGGGTGGCCGAGCGAGCTCGTGTTCGCCCTGTACGTGGCCCACCATGGGGTGAGCGTGCTCGCGTTCGGGTTGGCGCGGCGGGCCGTGACCAAATGGGGTCACCGCCCGGCGGCGGCGCTGGCGCTGCTCGGACGGACCGGGATCTTCATCGGGTTCGCCGTGGTCGGGGGAACGACGGCGAAGTGGATGTTGCCCATCCTGTTTGGGTTGGCCGGGACGACGTGGTCGTTCTTCCAGCTCGCGGCCACGGCCCTGGTGTCGCGGCTGTCCCCACAAGGGCTTCAAGGGCAGGGGCTGGGCCTGTACAACGCGATCGCCGGGCTGGGGAACGTGCTAGGGGCCTTAGCCGGCGGGTATCTCGCCGAGTTCATCGGGTTCCCGGCCACGTTCCTGTGCGGGGCGGTGCTGGTGTTCCTGACCATGCCCATCCTCCTTGTGGAGGGGCGGCCCGTGTCTTGA
- the rpmF gene encoding 50S ribosomal protein L32, with product MAAVPKSRRSHREVRLRRTHWRAHMVPGVECPQCREFRLPHRVCPHCGYYNGMSVVAVKEKG from the coding sequence ATGGCAGCAGTTCCGAAGTCACGCCGCTCTCATCGGGAAGTGAGGCTTCGCCGCACCCACTGGCGGGCGCACATGGTGCCCGGGGTGGAGTGCCCGCAGTGCCGTGAGTTTCGGCTTCCCCATCGGGTTTGCCCTCACTGCGGCTACTACAACGGGATGTCGGTGGTGGCCGTCAAGGAGAAGGGGTAA
- the dtd gene encoding D-aminoacyl-tRNA deacylase: MRIVLQRVKEAFVRVDGREVARIGHGLLLLVGLAKGDGEEEARFWAGKIPRLRVFPDDAGRMNRSLLDVRGEVLCVSQFTLYGDVTHGLRPSFDQAAPGPEAAALYNRFVALLREQGIPVQTGVFGAKMEVGLVNDGPVTLILARSPAQ; the protein is encoded by the coding sequence ATGCGCATCGTCCTCCAGCGGGTCAAGGAGGCGTTCGTCCGCGTGGACGGGCGGGAAGTGGCCCGCATCGGCCATGGCCTCCTCCTCTTGGTGGGACTCGCCAAAGGGGACGGCGAGGAGGAAGCCCGGTTCTGGGCCGGGAAGATCCCGCGGCTCCGCGTGTTCCCTGACGACGCCGGCCGCATGAACCGCTCGCTCCTTGACGTGAGGGGCGAGGTCTTGTGCGTGTCCCAGTTCACCCTGTACGGGGACGTGACCCACGGCCTTCGCCCAAGCTTCGACCAGGCGGCCCCGGGGCCGGAGGCCGCGGCCCTGTACAACCGGTTCGTGGCCCTGCTGCGTGAGCAGGGGATTCCCGTTCAGACCGGCGTGTTCGGGGCGAAGATGGAGGTGGGGCTGGTCAACGACGGGCCGGTGACCTTGATCTTGGCGCGTTCCCCGGCACAATAG
- a CDS encoding ribonuclease HI family protein, with amino-acid sequence MKKIFVNVDGSSRGNPGESSIGVLITDDRGHVLEQVSKLIGRTTNNAAEYKALIEGIRLAIRLAPDEAVFLTDNQLVANQVNGFYQVREPNLQYLNQVALDLLAQLPRWRVNFVERDVNHAAHRLAEAAFRERNRLERERNQLFRDIEAYLQDLPLDDLHKVLAYLRSLHAPGM; translated from the coding sequence ATGAAAAAGATCTTCGTGAACGTGGACGGGAGCTCCCGAGGCAACCCGGGTGAGTCCTCGATCGGGGTCCTCATCACCGACGACCGTGGCCACGTCCTCGAGCAGGTGTCCAAACTCATCGGTCGCACCACCAACAACGCCGCCGAGTACAAGGCCCTCATCGAGGGGATCCGCCTCGCCATCCGCCTTGCCCCGGACGAGGCCGTGTTCCTCACCGACAACCAGCTCGTGGCCAACCAGGTCAACGGCTTCTACCAGGTGCGGGAACCGAACCTTCAATACCTGAACCAGGTGGCCTTGGACCTCCTCGCCCAGCTGCCCCGGTGGCGGGTCAACTTCGTGGAACGAGATGTCAACCACGCCGCCCACCGCTTGGCGGAGGCTGCGTTCCGGGAGCGGAACCGCCTGGAACGGGAGCGAAACCAGCTTTTCCGGGATATCGAGGCCTACCTCCAGGACCTCCCCCTGGACGATCTCCACAAGGTCCTCGCGTACCTGCGCAGCCTGCATGCCCCAGGGATGTAG
- the tkt gene encoding transketolase → MTVEKAHAERAVNTVRFLAADAIEHAKSGHPGLPLGAAPMAYVLWTGHLKHNPRNPTWPDRDRFVLSAGHGSALLYALLHLTGYGLSLAEIQRFRRWGSKTPGHPEADLTPGVEVTTGPLGQGLAMAVGMAIAEAHLAATFNRPGYPVVDHFTYVLASDGDLMEGVAAEACALAGHLSLGKLIVLYDQNGISLAGSCALAFTEDVRLRFEACGWHVLEVADGNDLDAIDRAIAAAKAETVSPSLICVRTVLGYGAPTKQGTFHAHGAPLGEEELRAAKRALGWPEEPPFFIPEDVRAHFREAVARGERWEGTWRELFRGYAAEHPDLAAEFERRMRGELPPGWDEDLPTFPPGPKGPSTRKASEVVLQALGSRVPELIGGSADLNPSTLTWLKGHGDFQAPDGPGEVQGAVGGGWNYAGRNLHFGVREHAMGAIAVGLVRHGGIRPFTGTFLVFSDYMRPPIRLASLMHAPAVFVFTHDSIGLGEDGPTHQPIEQLMNLRSVPNLVVIRPADATETVEAWKAALRRDDGPTALILTRQDLPVLDRNRYTGADGLHRGGYVLWESGPEVPDLILIATGSEVHLALAAGEELAADGIRVRVVALPSWELFDRQPQGYRDAVLPPGVRARVAVEAGMKLGWEHYVGLDGEVVGLSRFGASAPGPVVMEKFGITARAVVAAARRVLSPSCRPGQKGLTSTVGP, encoded by the coding sequence ATGACCGTAGAGAAAGCGCATGCCGAGCGGGCGGTGAACACGGTCCGGTTCCTGGCTGCGGACGCCATCGAGCACGCCAAGTCCGGGCACCCGGGGCTCCCCCTGGGGGCGGCCCCGATGGCCTACGTCCTGTGGACAGGCCACCTCAAGCACAACCCGCGCAACCCCACGTGGCCGGACCGGGACCGGTTCGTCCTCTCCGCCGGGCACGGGTCGGCCCTCCTCTATGCTCTCCTCCACCTCACCGGCTACGGCCTTTCGCTTGCGGAGATCCAGCGTTTCCGGAGGTGGGGGAGCAAGACCCCGGGGCATCCCGAGGCGGACCTTACCCCGGGGGTGGAGGTCACCACCGGCCCTCTCGGGCAGGGGCTGGCGATGGCGGTGGGGATGGCCATCGCCGAGGCCCACCTCGCGGCCACGTTCAACCGCCCCGGCTACCCGGTCGTCGACCATTTCACCTACGTCCTCGCCAGCGACGGCGACTTGATGGAAGGGGTGGCCGCCGAGGCCTGTGCCCTCGCCGGACACCTCTCCTTGGGGAAATTGATCGTCCTCTACGACCAAAACGGGATTTCCCTCGCCGGGTCTTGCGCGCTTGCGTTCACCGAGGACGTGCGCCTCAGGTTCGAGGCCTGCGGGTGGCACGTGCTGGAGGTCGCCGATGGCAACGACCTCGACGCCATCGACCGGGCGATCGCCGCGGCCAAGGCGGAGACGGTCTCCCCCTCCTTGATCTGCGTGCGCACCGTGCTCGGCTACGGCGCCCCCACGAAGCAGGGCACGTTCCACGCCCACGGCGCTCCCCTCGGGGAGGAGGAGCTGCGCGCGGCCAAACGGGCCTTGGGGTGGCCGGAGGAGCCGCCGTTCTTCATCCCAGAGGACGTGCGCGCCCACTTCCGCGAGGCGGTGGCCCGAGGCGAGCGGTGGGAGGGGACTTGGCGAGAGCTATTCCGTGGCTATGCCGCGGAGCACCCGGACCTGGCCGCCGAGTTCGAGCGCCGGATGCGGGGGGAGCTCCCGCCGGGGTGGGACGAGGATCTCCCCACGTTCCCCCCCGGGCCCAAGGGCCCATCCACGCGCAAGGCCTCCGAGGTCGTCCTCCAGGCGTTGGGATCACGGGTGCCTGAGCTCATCGGCGGTTCGGCCGATCTCAACCCGTCCACCCTGACCTGGCTCAAGGGACACGGGGACTTCCAGGCCCCGGACGGCCCCGGCGAGGTCCAGGGTGCGGTGGGGGGCGGGTGGAACTACGCCGGGCGCAACCTGCACTTCGGCGTGCGCGAGCACGCCATGGGCGCCATCGCCGTAGGGCTTGTCCGCCACGGCGGGATCCGCCCGTTCACCGGGACGTTCCTCGTGTTCTCCGACTACATGCGCCCCCCGATCCGGCTCGCCAGCCTCATGCACGCCCCGGCCGTGTTCGTGTTCACCCACGACTCGATTGGGCTCGGCGAGGACGGCCCTACCCATCAGCCGATCGAGCAGCTCATGAACCTGCGCTCTGTCCCCAACCTCGTCGTGATCCGTCCCGCAGACGCGACCGAGACCGTGGAGGCGTGGAAGGCGGCCCTGCGCCGCGATGATGGCCCCACCGCCCTCATCCTCACCCGCCAGGACCTGCCGGTGCTCGACCGCAACCGGTATACGGGGGCGGACGGGCTCCACCGGGGGGGGTACGTGCTGTGGGAATCGGGTCCGGAGGTCCCGGATCTGATCCTCATCGCCACCGGGTCCGAGGTCCACCTGGCCCTCGCCGCTGGGGAGGAACTCGCCGCCGACGGGATCCGGGTCCGGGTGGTGGCCCTCCCAAGCTGGGAGCTCTTTGACCGACAGCCTCAGGGGTACCGGGATGCCGTGCTCCCGCCCGGGGTGCGGGCACGGGTGGCGGTGGAGGCCGGGATGAAGCTCGGCTGGGAGCACTACGTGGGCCTGGATGGAGAGGTGGTGGGGCTTTCGCGCTTCGGAGCGAGCGCCCCAGGGCCAGTGGTGATGGAGAAGTTCGGCATCACCGCTCGCGCGGTGGTGGCCGCGGCCAGGCGCGTCCTCTCGCCGAGTTGTCGGCCCGGACAGAAGGGACTAACATCCACCGTGGGTCCGTAG
- the purB gene encoding adenylosuccinate lyase, protein MLNPVMFARYALPPMKDLWTMDAQYQGWLSVELAALGALEELGHVPSGVTQAVRAKAEIDLDRIRALEQEVGHDLVAFLWALEEEVGPEARWLHFGLTSSDVKDTALALTLVQALDLVIGKASRLGEALGELAQRYQEAPILGRTHGQWAEPTTFGLKVLAWHDEVGRVEDRLRRAREGIAVGKLSGAVGTYAYFPPEAEERALTSLGLRPCPVATQVISRDRHAEVLFALASAASLVEKIALEVRHLSRSEVGEVEEGRPEGSSAMPHKRNPILSERLSGLARLVRAALGPALEDNALWHERDMSHSSVERVLFPQCFTLVDYMLDRAEGLMRGLKVFPDRMLARVAEARGLPFSEGLLLALVRKGMARREAHKLVARLSARAERESRDLGEVAREDPEVRARLSREELDAVFDLRRALRHVDVPFGRVLGEEAGYNAPGGRDA, encoded by the coding sequence ATGCTCAATCCCGTGATGTTCGCCCGGTATGCGCTTCCGCCGATGAAGGACCTGTGGACCATGGACGCCCAGTACCAGGGGTGGCTTTCCGTGGAGCTCGCCGCCCTGGGGGCGCTGGAGGAACTGGGCCATGTCCCGTCGGGGGTCACGCAGGCGGTGCGGGCCAAAGCCGAGATCGACCTCGATCGGATCCGTGCCCTGGAACAGGAGGTGGGCCACGACCTCGTGGCCTTCCTGTGGGCCCTCGAGGAAGAGGTCGGACCGGAGGCGAGGTGGCTCCACTTCGGCCTGACCTCGTCTGACGTCAAGGACACCGCCCTCGCCCTGACCTTGGTCCAGGCGTTGGACCTCGTGATCGGGAAGGCTTCCCGACTTGGGGAGGCCCTGGGGGAGCTGGCCCAGCGGTATCAGGAGGCCCCAATCCTCGGCCGGACCCACGGCCAGTGGGCGGAGCCCACCACGTTCGGGCTCAAGGTCCTTGCCTGGCACGACGAGGTCGGGCGCGTCGAGGACCGCCTCCGCCGGGCGCGGGAAGGGATCGCAGTGGGCAAGCTCTCGGGGGCGGTGGGGACCTACGCGTACTTCCCGCCGGAGGCCGAGGAGCGGGCCCTGACAAGCTTGGGCCTTCGGCCGTGCCCGGTGGCCACCCAGGTCATTTCCCGGGACCGCCACGCCGAGGTCCTGTTCGCGCTCGCCTCCGCGGCCTCGCTCGTGGAGAAGATCGCCCTCGAGGTGCGCCACCTCTCCCGGTCGGAGGTGGGGGAAGTGGAGGAGGGCCGGCCGGAGGGCTCTTCGGCCATGCCCCACAAGCGGAATCCCATCCTGTCCGAGCGTTTGAGCGGCCTTGCCCGCCTGGTGCGGGCCGCCCTCGGCCCGGCCTTGGAGGACAACGCCCTGTGGCACGAGCGGGACATGTCCCACTCCTCGGTGGAGCGGGTGCTCTTCCCCCAGTGCTTCACCCTCGTGGACTACATGCTCGACCGTGCGGAGGGCCTCATGCGGGGGCTCAAGGTGTTCCCGGACCGGATGCTGGCCCGCGTGGCGGAGGCCCGGGGGCTTCCGTTTTCCGAGGGGCTGCTCCTTGCCCTGGTGCGGAAGGGGATGGCCCGGCGGGAGGCCCACAAGCTCGTGGCCCGCCTTTCCGCCCGGGCCGAACGGGAAAGCCGGGACCTCGGGGAGGTGGCCCGCGAGGATCCGGAGGTGCGGGCCCGGCTCAGCCGAGAGGAGCTGGACGCCGTGTTCGACCTGCGGAGGGCGCTGCGTCATGTGGATGTCCCGTTTGGCCGGGTGCTCGGCGAGGAGGCCGGGTATAATGCGCCCGGAGGCCGCGATGCCTGA